A single region of the Nicotiana sylvestris chromosome 6, ASM39365v2, whole genome shotgun sequence genome encodes:
- the LOC138871522 gene encoding uncharacterized protein, whose amino-acid sequence MEQNEELLRQPTREELKQAVYGLNDDNARGPDGFNGSFFHSYWDIVGHDVLEIVKAFLMGRNYLDEQAGFVKGRSIMENVLLTQEIITNIILRIKAGPNVVIKMDMTKAYDRLSWIFLT is encoded by the exons ATGGAGCAGAATGAAGAACTATTAAGGCAGCCTACAAGAGAAGAGTTGAAACAGGCAGTGTATGGGCTAAATGATGACAATGCTAGAGGGCCAGATGGATTCAATGGTAGCTTCTTTCACTCTTACTGGGACATTGTTGGACATGATGTGCTGGAGATTGTGAAGGCCTTTTTAATGGGCAGGAACTACCTAG ATGAGCAGGCTGGATTTGTGAAGGGTAGAAGCATTATGGAGAATGTTCTATTGACTCAGGAAATTATCACTAATATCATATTGAGAATTAAGGCAGGTCCTAATGTTGTAATCAAGATGGATATGACTAAGGCATATGATAGACTTTCATGGATATTTCTGACCTAA
- the LOC138871523 gene encoding COP1-interactive protein 1-like, with product MAMRSVTLEVPANHSLLRKTGGADVWLEPLIGDIEKKELESHSCLTLMNDIVHSTLKANLIGTELMGRMSTLEKKDRESAKAISEARRIANETQLEAANWKEQFENAQGTIEELQENKELLECSFSKQLSKPSEEIRELKALVEKKEEYAGELVQSLTQAQADLRIYSDEICALKSSHASLEASLDSHLAEYQILKNDLAMWERGYGLLEENFNIEVSWAFLKSRRDALMEATQENFDLQSELAKVLDTIEKSQQPVDTPSPALGTPGAEKLLNEEVATTSMEAEAPVTLASLGDFNIPGPIEIAPISAPSEVVTVPVTAPENEIATSDVPTPSVTS from the exons atggctatgagaagtgttactctggaagttcctgccaatcatagccttttgagaaagactggtggagctgatgtttggctcgagcctctaatcggagatattgagaagaaggagtTGGAGAGCCACAGTTGcttgactctgatgaatgacatagttcattctaccttGAAG GCTAATCTTATTGGTACTGAGTTAATGGGAAGAATGTCCACTTTAGAGAAGAAGGATCGAGAGTCTGCGAAGGCTATCTCTGAGGCTAGAAGAATAGCCAATGAAACCCAGCTTGAGGCAGCAAACTGGAaggagcagtttgagaatgctcaggggaccatagaggagttgcaagaaa ataaggagcttttggagtgctcattttcaaaacaattatcaaagcctagtgaagaaatcagagagcTTAAAGCACttgtggagaagaaagaagaatatgcgggggagttagtgcaaagcttgactcaagctcaggctgacttaaggATCTACTCTGACGAGATATGtgctttgaagagttctcatgcctcccttgaagcttcccttgactcCCACTTAGCTGAGTACCAGATATTGaagaacgatcttgctatgtgggaaagggggtatggacttcttgaggagaacttcaacatagaggtaagttgggcttttctaaaatctcgccgtgatgctttgatggaagctactcaagaaaactttgatttgcaatcTGAATTAGCCAAAGTCTTAGACACTATTGAAAAAAGCCAACAACcagttgatactccttctcctgcacttggaactcctggggcagaaaagcttttaaatgaagaagtggctactacg tccatggaagctgaagctcccgtgactcttgcttccctcgGTGATTTTAACATTCCAGGCCCAATTGAAATCGCTCCTATTTCTGCTCCCTCAGAAGTTGTTACCGTGCCTGTGACTGCCCCAGAAAATgagattgcaacttctgatgttccaaccccttcagtgactagttga